A stretch of Besnoitia besnoiti strain Bb-Ger1 chromosome V, whole genome shotgun sequence DNA encodes these proteins:
- a CDS encoding sjoegren syndrome nuclear autoantigen 1 family protein (encoded by transcript BESB_063220), protein MMANHHPANLSSCGNELLKCIDDLKRKRDEISKQIMLESEEREKVQRGISALTEKLQKLNASNEKNMQAKEEYDKTIQDTEAAYMKIIESSQTLLHVLRRESMSLAKKSSME, encoded by the exons ATGATGGCCAATCACCACCCTGCGAACTTGTCAAGCTGCGGCAACGAGCTTCTCAAGTGTATTGACGACCTCAAGCGAAAACGAGATGAAATCAGCAAGCAGATCATGCTG GAAagtgaagaaagagaaaaagttCAGCGAGGGATCTCGGCTCTCACTGAGAAACTGCAGAAGTTAAACG CGAGCAATGAGAAAAACATGCAAGCAAAAGAAGAGTATGACAAGACGATACAAGACACGGAAGCTGCATACATGAAG ATCATTGAGTCCTCGCAAACACTTCTTCATGTATTACGGCGCGAGTCCATGAGcctggcgaagaagagcagcATGGAGTAA
- a CDS encoding hypothetical protein (encoded by transcript BESB_063260), translating into MVASAASSSSSPPSSDFVFPPFFPLVRPGCENQADALFACFDAANVPGAGPTTVAGLAQCRDSAKLYEACTKKSLADPKVPLPIVFVEFQPGSQTQK; encoded by the exons ATGGTGGCCTCCGCGGCATCCAGTTCCTCTTCACCACCCTCTTCCGACTTTGTCTTTCCTCCCTTCTTCCCGCTCGTTCGGCCAG GATGCGAGAATCAGGCGGACGCGCTCTTTGCCTGCTTCGACGCGGCGAACGTGCCCGGGGCTGGGCCTACCACggtcgcaggcctcgcgcagTGCCGCGATTCCGCTAAG CTCTACGAAGCGTGCACGAAGAAGTCCCTCGCGGATCCGAAGGTGCCGCTGCCCATCGTGTTTGTCGAGTTCCAACCGGGGAGTCAGACGCAAAAGTGA
- a CDS encoding hypothetical protein (encoded by transcript BESB_063240), with product MTRVERATMSVEDGRSAAAENLVRILAFELPQFLAADRRSRQAQQQEKERRRAAAALLRQASVIRIQTHWRQFRQRQKRRARLRSALDLVRRFERRRLSALFLHALKQQTQRRYAGVKLLLRGMEGYAKRIQRHQTAAAVVAWRRWVRDARAHAAARIQALWRGRRAREEFKRAQTLAAVDRDFRSQVIQIQAAVRGMRERRSLRELGIQLPKEKKRNAAAAKIQSLFRGHRARRRLRRTLEGVRSVTGEVLEALQEVDVSEFIFLESLPPERFSDLLSLSLPAPSFYFLHARAASVHPLASPVFLRQQLFQGPTQVPPGQTQAQTAASKPESAREDAPLAPSAFAPPRASLLDFESPISLQAALSSCEPSLEPAPSPFPCEDLAPAGRKAPPSPQRGRAFGSRQPSRALDGATPVDADEAARACKARPPLSSLSRFYPSFAVARLLPKSLQTSVGCVAVGAGENEGEREEKQADADRLGKVPPPPAETEASFGAWRLQGTAQSRALPSRGGQPPAPACAPTETARPSLARETQTAASEKNAPGERALSQATMFLWKSYRSVLLPFPSPGLAAVLLAHSPPQSASEVEPWHPREEPTKRLPRALLEPLLPQPRAHGPLGGAGDAVRETPFPRGLPEAEAKAAGGGNERGLPGGVAGGLQACESPTGELPTDATCNASTLQGLSTKRVTGAIGRRECREPMAASPPPALDHEREATLCCFEQRQSVNTSVLTGGASLDSLLALCCVGRSRRHAYEAIRRSARHRQSSQSLCRSVSSTSPPSAAPRSCGSTAHMLFARLPRELSSPLLRPCGLGGNSPSAGDQKAAVCSPARAGRPGGPRGGSPSPWAPARSAGRAARLAPARDAQGEGPSPLCRRGSHSPPTRAQGAPVDSAGAPLCGGTNGPFPDEGRARSGLSASPLHSYRTNGSQDSDAVRLGVVATSQPHTSAPAPRRDLSLSSLDAKSTTHTPCASQAPEPARAPRPAASVRALFSGESCSEKAAFWGGAAVSVSRQQLLLRRGTTRAERLQMTLEKHMRKTAGSVGRPASAAEVSAPASERVTCTGASAVALPPRGTGAPPAGPATHGGTSRQEVRHHLERVRAQMERLPRTRKAQDSVARWKLLQQVKALEAQEARLAQCKPDGGHAGNE from the exons ATGACCAGAGTGGAAAGAGCAACGATGAGCGTGGAGGACggacgaagcgccgccgccgaaaaTCTTGTGCGGATCCTGGCCTTCGAACTTCCGCAATTCCTCGCGGCCGACAGGAGAAGCAGGCAAGCACAACAacaggagaaggagaggcggcgcgctgcggccgcccttCTCCGCCAGGCAAGCGTGATTCGCATCCAAACTCATTGGCGCCAGTTTCGCCAGAGACagaagcggcgggcgcgactgCGTAGCGCTCTCGATCTGGTTCGCCGCTtcgagcggagacgcctgaGCGCGCTCTTCTTGCACGCCCTCAAGCAGCAGACACAGCGGAGATACGCCGGCGtcaagctgctgctgcgtggaATGGAAGGATACGCGAAGCGAATCCAGAGACACCAGACGGCAGCTGCGGTCgtggcgtggcggcgctgggtgcgcgacgcgagggcgcatgcagcagcgagaaTTCAAGCGCTTTGGCGAGGCAGGCGTGCCAGGGAGGAATTCAAGAGAGCTCAGACGCTGGCGGCAGTCGACAGAGACTTCAGAAGCCAGGTGATACAGATCCAAGCTGCGGTACGGGGCATGAGGGAAAGGCGGAGTCTAAGGGAGCTCGGAATCCAGCTgccgaaggagaagaaaaggaacgccgcagcggccaaGATCCAG AGTCTCTTTCGCGGGCaccgggcgcgccggcgcctccgccgtacGCTGGAGGGCGTGCGCAGTGTGACAGGCGAGGTGCTGGAAGCTCTGCAAGAAGTAGACGTCTCGGAGTTCATTTTCCTGGAGAGCCTTCCTCCTGAGCGTTTCTCAGaccttctctcgctctcgctgccggcgccttcgtTCTACTTCCTacacgcgcgggcggcgtcagTCCacccgctcgcctcgcccgtgTTTCTGCGACAGCAGCTGTTCCAGGGCCCCACCCAGGTGCCTCCTGGACAGACCCAAGCGCAGACCGCGGCCTCGAAACCtgagagcgcgcgcgaggacgcgccgctcgcgccctccgcttttgcgccgccgcgtgcgtctctgttGGATTTCGAGAGCCCTatctctctgcaggcggcccTCTCGAGCTGCGAGCCCTCTCTGGAGCCTGCTCCGTCGCCTTTCCCCTGTGAGGAcctggcgcctgcaggccgcaaggcgcccccgtcgccgcagcgaggccgcgcgttCGGATCGCGCCAGCCGTCTCGCGCACTCGATGGCGCTACGCCGgtcgacgcagacgaggcggcacgcgcttgcaaggcgaggccgccgctctcgagtCTCAGCCGGTTCTACCCTTCGTTCGcagtcgcgcgccttctcccaAAGTCGCTGCAGACGAGTGTGGGGTGCGTGGCCGTCGGAGCAGGGGAAAACGAGGGAGAACGCGAGGAAAAGCAGGCGGACGCCGACAGGCTCGGAAAagtccctcctcctccagcagagacagaggcgagcttcggcgcgtggcggctgcaAGGGACAGCCCAGTCGAGggcgctgccgtctcgcggcgggcagccCCCGGCCCCCGCGTGTGCGCCCACAGAAACGGCGAGGCCGTCACTTGCGAGGGAGACTCAGACCGCTGCAAGCGAGAAGAATGCACCGGGGGAGCGAGCGCTCTCCCAAGCCACGATGTTTCTGTGGAAGTCCTACCGAAGCGTTCTCTTGCCGTTCCCGTCCCCCGGACTCGCCGCGGTGCTGCTGGCGCACTCTCCCCCCCAATCCGCGAGCGAAGTCGAGCCCTGGCACCCGCGAGAAGAGCCTACCaagaggctgccgcgggcgctgctcgaGCCGCTgttgccgcagccgcgcgcgcacggCCCTCTGGGGGGCGCTGGAGACGCGGTGCGGGAGACACCTTTCCCGCGAGGCCTgccggaggcagaggcgaaggcagcgggaGGAGGGAACGAACGGGGACTTCCTGGCGGTGTCGCGGGGGGTCTGCAGGCCTGCGAGTCTCCTACAGGAGAGCTCCCCACGGATGCAACATGCAATGCGTCTACACTCCAGGGACTGTCCACCAAG CGGGTGACTGGGGCGATTGGGCGGCGCGAATGCCGAGAACCCATGGCGGCGTCCCCTCCACCGGCGCTGGATcacgagcgagaggcgacacTTTGCTGCTTTGAGCAGCGGCAAAGCGTGAACACATCTGTGCTCACAGGAGGCGCAAGCCTGGACTCGTTGTtggctctctgctgcgtggGTCGCTCCCGCAGGCATGCGTATGAGGCCATCAGGCGGAGCGCGCGACATCGGCAGAGCAGCCAGTCCCTCTGCAGAAGCGTTTCCTCCACGTCCCccccgagcgcggcgcctcgatcCTGCGGCTCCACAGCGCACATGCTCTtcgcccgcctgccgcgcgagctctcctcgccgcttctCAGACCTTGCGGGCTCGGGGGCAATTCCCCCTCCGCGGGAGACCAGAAGGCCGCGGTCtgttcgccggcgcgcgcgggccgccCAGGGGGGCCCCGCGGGGGAAGCCCTTCGCCTTGGGCtccagcgcgcagcgccgggcgagcggcgcgtctcgcccctGCAAGAGACGCGCAAGGCGAAGGCCCTAGTCCCCTCTGCCGGCGGGGCTCGCACTCGCCCCCGACACGGGCGCAGGGAGCGCCTGTGGActctgctggagcgccgctTTGCGGCGGTACGAATGGGCCCTTCCcagacgaaggccgcgcccgcagcggactctccgcctcgccgctgcactCGTATCGCACAAACGGTTCACAGGACTCGGACGCAGTTCGACTGGGTGTTGTTGCGACCAGCCAACCACACACGAGCGCGCCGGCTCCGCGACGAGACCTTTCGCTGAGTTCACTAGATGCGAAGAGCACAACACACACACCATGCGCCTCTCAGGCGCccgagcccgcgcgcgccccccgccccgcggcgTCCGTGAGAGCGCTGTTTTCGGGGgagagctgcagcgagaaagCCGCGTTTtggggaggcgcggcggtctctgtgtcgcgtcagcagctgctgcttcggCGAGGCACAACCCGAGCCGAGCGACTGCAAATGACGCTAGAGAAGCACATGCGAAAAACAGCTGGCAGCGTAGGAAGGCCCGCGTCAGCTGCTGAGGTTTCCGCaccggcgagcgagcgagtCACGTGCACAGGCGCGAGTGCAGTTGCACTCCCGCCGCGGGGGACAGGAGCCCCGCCCGCCGGGCCCGCGACCCACGGTGGAACATCGCGGCAGGAGGTGAGGCACCACCtcgagcgcgtgcgcgcgcagatggagcggctgccgcggacgAGAAAGGCGCAGGACTCTGTAGCGCGAtggaagctgctgcagcaggtgAAAGCTCTCGAAGCGCAGGAGGCTCGCCTTGCGCAGTGCAAACCCGACGGCGGGCACGCTGGAAACGAGTGA
- a CDS encoding hypothetical protein (encoded by transcript BESB_063230): MEAMTSIAAALEAELAAVATPAFSLSPSRPSSSVLVLTPSHERRLLASEPDCMSSQHAPSSLPPTLETFGASSGASEGNTPSNRCASRLSSPLSMSEQLHYLSVAARVAPESSASYRPFAGRPLDDKDGDLKEEEKLCELMRVQYEIQRQLARVQQDALSVCRSFSRLAAQAACGVRSLRRCDLFSRSARASSDPPTPDGREAPPRPHLREAEGAPTAGFSSASAACPRSPSHFSGLRQISSARPEKRSLSDASVSDRRVTRGCESARGSLMTASFPLKGEAPKFQRARVRTADDSGVRLFRQRGRAHSTLSNVAYEVVATRRVRRQTFSADDHHSAQSAPPHLPCSRAWGNRSGASEFASDTPHAGERTSLDPLAARSLDSHPTRTRDSSSCSYLPPPPRKVLPSALAFQSPRRRAPIWRVALLPKGRRQEGGTAAATTEAALATLRRFVEAGRDSAEADYVNSVLGGYEARLRRYDEALKAVGQRKDDRGPSIGSRKSGAVAEPQRTQHIDAKEDQSSRQDGNTHPAACPRSSSCDGRDRPPHEWEPATCAVPFRGGERPCNNACAPSATIDSSLSSMKCASAFSGLSSFASEDAAEPTGSPRATGAVQARAEDLSPVAACPHAHVLCEPEASGESKRNVESVPSSGAQAESPSCNPRGRQARRESPEAGGLSPQPPPTRLLPTPEAPPQQGAPTQTSSLQREKEM, translated from the coding sequence ATGGAAGCGATGACCTCGATTGCGGCAGCTCTGGAGGCAGAGCTAGCAGCTGTCGCTACTCCAGCCTTTTCCCTGTCTCCCTCGAGACCAAGTAGTTCAGTTCTCGTACTGACGCCTTCCCACGAGAGGCGTCTTCTTGCTTCGGAGCCGGATTGCATGTCCTCACAGCATGCACCGTCGTCTCTACCTCCGACGCTGGAGACATTCGGCGCCTCTTCTGGAGCCTCAGAAGGGAACACACCCTCCAACCGCTGCGCgagtcgcctctcctcccctcTGTCCATGAGTGAGCAACTGCACTACTTGTCCGTCGCAGCGAGGGTGGCGCCCGAGTCGTCAGCGTCTTACCGACCATTCGCGGGGAGGCCGCTTGACGACAAAGATGGAGATttgaaggaggaagaaaaactGTGTGAGCTGATGAGAGTGCAGTACGAGATACAGAGACAGTTGGCCCGCGTGCAACAAGATGCTCTGTCGGTATGTCGAAGCTTCAgcaggctggcggcgcaAGCGGCCTGCGGAGtgcggtcgctgcggcgctgtgACCTGTTTTCTCGCAGCGCCCGTGCCAGCAGCGATCCTCCCACACCGGACGGGCGTGAGGCCCCCCCGCGACCCCACctgagagaggcagaaggagCACCTACCGCCGGCTTCTCTTCCGCAAGCGCCGCTTGCCCGCGTTCGCCCTCGCACTTCTCGGGATTGAGACAGATTTCGTCTGCGAGGCCGGAGAAAAGGAGCCTCTCCGACGCGAGTGTCAGCGACAGACGAGTGACTCGCGGTTGTGAGTCAGCAAGAGGCAGCCTGATGACAGCCTCATTTCCCctgaagggcgaggcgcctaAGTTTCAGAGGGCACGCGTGCGGACAGCGGACGACAGCGGCGTTCGCCTCTTTCGTCAAAGAGGCCGAGCCCACAGCACGCTCTCGAACGTGGCGTATGAAGTCGTCGCGACGAGAAGAGTTAGGCGACAGACCTTTTCCGCAGACGATCACCACAGCGCCcagagcgcgccgccacacCTTCCGTGTTCGCGCGCTTGGGGAAACCGCTCGGGGGCCTCTGAGTTTGCCTCAGACACGCCACACGCGGGCGAACGGACTTCCCTTGATCCGCTGGCCGCGCGGAGTCTCGACAGTCATCCCACTCGCACGCGTGATTCGTCTTCCTGCTCTtacctgccgccgcctcctcgaaaAGTCCTTCCATCCGCATTGGCCTTCCAATCgcctcgcagacgcgcgccgatTTGGCGCGTGGCTCTGCTCCCGAAAGGGAGACGGCAGGAGGGCGGgacggcagctgcgacgACAGAGGCCGCTCTCGCGACCCTGAGGAGATTCGTTGAGGCGGGAAGGGACTCTGCGGAAGCCGACTACGTGAACTCAGTACTCGGTGGAtacgaggcgcgcctgcgaaggtACGATGAAGCACTCAAGGCAGTCGGACAACGGAAGGACGATCGCGGACCTTCCATCGGCAGCAGGAAGTCGGGGGCGGTCGCCGAGCCTCAGCGAACACAGCACATCGACGCAAAGGAAGATCAAAGCTCCCGGCAGGACGGCAACACACACCCAGCTGCGTGCCCTCGAAGCTCATCTTGCGACGGGAGAGATCGGCCGCCGCACGAGTGGGAGCCGGCGACATGCGCCGTCCCCTTTCGAGGGGGCGAGCGCCCCTGTAAcaacgcctgcgcgccttctgccaCTATCGACTCTTCCCTATCTTCCATGAAATGTGCTTCCGCTTTCTCCGGTCTCTCTTCATTTGCTTCGGAAGACGCGGCTGAACCCACTGGCTCTCCACGGGCGACCGGAGCcgtccaggcgcgcgccgaggaccTCAGCCCCGTCGCGGCCTGCCCTCACGCCCACGTGCTTTGTGAgccagaggcgagcggcgagtcTAAACGCAACGTGGAGTCTGTGCCGTCGAGCGGTGCGCAAGCTGAAAGCCCCTCCTGCAACCCTCGGGGAcgccaggcgcggagagaatCCCCTGAGGCAGGTGGGCTCTCGCCGCAACCCCCCCCGACTCGCCTTTTGccgacgccagaggcgccgccccaACAAGGCGcaccgacgcagacgagctcCCTTCAGCGGGAAAAGGAGATGTGA
- a CDS encoding putative myosin light chain 2 (encoded by transcript BESB_063270), translated as MSDTKRRASCVGGRDISTVVLIDRSQRPIMNLHKVPLSATIWAIKTKISERLKEVGRSLSADTMQLFVGEGSDRLEEMKNNEMLSTYNTLGLSRFTVIISRKTKVEILIALTRPEKKCLCITKQKKLQEEFPVVVSLGYNPLQFTRYVAETMNCGVTRTDVKLYQDEAMQDKFPEEGTLRSLNIADKTRLYAVMPPGFDINNIKYPTIEAEAKKVVVQEPETLTEEAPAQSVGEKSKQEKDFEARAKGGSMSQADAGAYARLLGFSPSLKEVAALPAKVGYKAFQEFLNVAMHPDDNQESFREFFNSFDTRASGDLTRKQVTNILQMWGDEPLNKAEAAAFCELVMGQQDNIPIKVLLDV; from the exons ATGTCGGACACTAAGCGGCGTGCGTCCTgcgtcggcgggcgcgatATCTCGACGGTCGTTCTCATTGACCGAAGCCAGCGTCCCATCATGAACCTCCACAAGGTCCCGCTCTCCGCGACGATCTGGGCGATCAAGACAAAGATCTCTGAGCGCCTGAAGGAAGTCGGGCGCTCGCTGAGCGCTGACACCAT GCAACTGTTTGTCGGCGAGGGCTCAGACCGTCTCGAGGAGATGAAGAACAATGAGATGCTTTCTACCTACAACACgctcggcctctcgcgcttcacCGTCATCATTTCGCGAAAGACGAAGGTGGAGATTCTCATCGCGCTCACGAGAC CGGAGAAGAAGTGCCTGTGCATCACcaagcagaagaagctccAGGAGGAGTTCCCGGTCGTCGTCTCCCTAGGCTACAACCCTCTGCAGTTCACG CGATACGTCGCGGAGACTATGAACTGTGGAGTCACTCGCACCGATGTGAAGCTGTACCAGGATGAAGCGATGCAG GACAAATTCCCAGAGGAGGGCACTCTGCGCTCGCTGAACATCGCCGATAAGACGCGGTTGTACGCGGTGATGCCTCCGGGGTTCGATATCAACAACATCAAGTACCCGACGATcgaggctgaggcgaagAAAGTCGTCGTCCAGGAGCCTGAGACGCTCACAGAGGAGGCACCCGCGCAGTCGGTTGGCGAGAAATCTAAGCAAGAAAAGGACTTTGAGGCGCGAGCAAAG GGAGGCTCGATGTCGCAGGCCGACGCCGGAGCTTACGCGCGCTTGCTG GGcttctctccgtctctgAAAGAAGTtgccgcgctgcccgccaAGGTTGGCTACAAGGCTTTCCAGGAATTTTTGAACGTCGCTATGCATCCCGATGACAACCAGGAGTCTTTTCGCGAGTTCTTCAACTCGTTTGACACACGG GCAAGCGGCGATCTGACGAGGAAGCAGGTGACAAACATTCTCCAAATGTGGGGCGATGAGCCTCTCAACAaggccgaagccgcggcgtTCTGCGA GCTGGTCATGGGCCAACAGGACAACATCCCAATCAAGGTTCTGCTCGATGTGTAA
- a CDS encoding hypothetical protein (encoded by transcript BESB_063210), translating into MVRGAYSRGAGAARYSSNAASRGTGLRSWARARVYGMKNANAPRFASNRGGAAASRNLAISRGRYTGYGSYRRAPSSYTRGRGGQGAARGAAAVSSAYRGGNSSTRNGVQAWRERQAQRGARGGAFPARRGGFRGGRGGGGFRGGRGGARGGRGGRGGRGGGVSVNKESLDAELDKYMGDDNIKKRLDNDLENYFSRSGGAVAGSPAAGAGAPSQTDDAARVAGTAVVANGTAADATVSGGVAPRGGMDVSMDNSL; encoded by the exons ATGGTTCGGGGAGCATACAGCCGTGGTGCGGGCGCAGCCCGGTACTCGAGCaacgcagcgagccgcggga CGGGTCTACGCAGTTGGGCTCGAGCCCGAGTCTACGGAATGAAGAACGCAAACGCCCCTCGATTCGCGTCGAACCGAGGCGGTGCGGCGGCATCCAGAAACCTCGCCATCAGCCGAGGCCGATACACCGGCTACGGAAGCTACCGCAGGGCGCCCAG ctCTTACacacgcggtcgcggcggacaAGGCGCCGCTCGGGGTGCCGCagccgtctcctccgcctaCAGGGGCGGCAACTCGTCGACGCGCAACGGCGTCCAGgcctggagagagagacaggcgcagaggggcgcgcgcggtggGGCGTTCCCTGCGCGCCGTGGGGGTTTccgaggcggtcgcggaggaggcggcttCCGCGGGGGCCGTGGTGGAgcccgaggcggccgcggcggccgcggcggccgcggcggcggcgtgtccGTCAATAAGGAGTCGCTCGACGCGGAGCTCGATAAGTACATGGGCGATGACAACATCAAGAAACGCCTGGACAACGACCTCGAGAACTACTTCAGCCGCAGCGGTGGCGCCGTTGCaggctcgcccgccgcgggcgccggcgcgcctaGCCAAACagacgacgccgcccgcgtagCAGGCAcagccgtcgtcgccaaCGGCActgccgcggacgcgaccgtcagcggaggcgtcgctccGAGAG GCGGCATGGACGTCTCTATGGACAACAGTCTGTAG
- a CDS encoding hypothetical protein (encoded by transcript BESB_063250), translating to MWLIPLLFALASIFTAWRFLLVRSPSKSVHDRREEEPEDSKTKEKDKKHRHGRHHQTLGSQRKKGADHEASKAASAGKHPLHADVLKGISKFSTAAAVSPEGTVAAVAGSDASLHLFDLSGGVAPLGSPQPARPHILTRVEGEALSAVDFLPSAGGKLRIAGALENYRRLVVFELQKTDADKKKTLVETFRGDTPLQKNRVRWLVASKGEWICTASDEDDTEIRVWAPTGELLAAVDTKQVQAFQFACSPADGRFLGLSAWSPGVKLYEIKRKNGIFVKMEKAMDLKTSKGTKCVAISPDNTRAVSLDKSGELTLWDVDVRYFVSEDPKPLLAVPRALEVPAEGEDDAEVQETFRAHVSQLAFSADGRVLICVAGPHLKFFNAAQQFKPIQLIRGAHQRAIDTLVVPSSGGFILTAALDSRPQLWRLPEV from the exons ATGTGGCTCATACCTCTCCTCTTTGCGCTGGCGAGCATCTTCACCGCTtggcgcttcctcctcgtgcgTTCGCCGTCGAAAAGCGTGCATGaccgcagagaggaagagccCGAAGACTCGAAAACGAAGGAAAAGGATAAAAAGCACCGGCACGGCCGCCACCACCAGACCCTTGGGAGCCAGCGGAAGAAA GGCGCCGACCATGAGGCTTCGAAGGCCGCTTCCGCAGGCAAGCACCCTCTGCACGCGGACGTGCTTAAGGGTATTTCCAAGTTTTCCACTGCTGCCGCAGTGTCTCCGGAAGGAA cggtcgccgccgtcgccggcagcgacgcgagtcTGCATCTCTTTGACCTCTCCgggggcgtcgcgccgctcggctcgccgcagccagcgcggccTCACATCCTCACTCgcgtcgagggcgaggcTTTGAGCGCCGTCGACTTCCTGCCCTCGGCCGGCGGTAAACTCCGCATCGCAGGCGCCCTCG AGAACTACCGTCGCCTAGTCGTCTTCGAGCTGCAGAAAACCGACGCcgacaagaagaaaacgctTGTCGAG ACATTTCGAGGCGACacgccgctgcagaagaaTCGCGTTCGCTGGCTGGTCGCCTCCAAGGGCGAGTGGATTTGCACTGCCTCCGATGAAGACGACACGGAG ATTCGAGTCTGGGCGCCGACAGGCGAGCTGCTGGCTGCCGTAGACACCAAGCAGGTTCAGGCGTTCCAGTTCGCATGCAGTCCTGCGGACGGAAG GTTTTTGGGCTTGTCTGCCTGGTCGCCGGGCGTGAAGCTCTACGAGATCAAGCGGAAGAACGGCATCTTCGTCAAG ATGGAGAAGGCGATGGATCTGAAGACCTCGAAGGGCACGAAGTGTGTGGCGATTTCGCCGGACAacacgcgcgccgtctccctgGACAAGAGCGGCGAGTTGACGCTGTGGGACGTCGACGTCCGGTACTTTGTGTCTGAAGACCCCAAGCCGCTGCTGGcagtgcctcgcgcgctcgaggtcccggccgaaggcgaagacgacgcggaggtcCAAGAGACCTTCCGCGCGCACGTCTCgcagctcgccttctccgcggacGGCCGCGTCCTCATCTGCGTCGCGGGCCCTCACCTCAAGTTCTTcaacgccgcgcagcagttCAAACCTATCCAGCTCATTCGCGGCGCCCACCAAAGAGCCATCGACACCCTCGTCGTGCCCTCCAGTGGCGGCTTCATCCTCACGGCCGCG CTGGACAGCCGCCCACAGCTGTGGCGCCTCCCCGAGGTGTAG